A genomic region of SAR324 cluster bacterium contains the following coding sequences:
- a CDS encoding glycosyltransferase family 2 protein produces the protein MSASLTAARIAVLIPCLNEEVTISKVVQDFHKELPGATIYVFDNNSTDRTAELAEAEGAVVIPERKRGKGYVIASMFRKVEADYYVMVDGDDTYSAAHVQALLQPLLDGEADMTVATRLNEYEEESFRPLHVFGNNLVRSLVNGIFNSNLADIMSGYRGLSRELVQNLPVLASGFEVETEMTIRVLDYGYTIQEVTVPYRERPEGSFSKLNTFRDGFRVLYQIASIARSYKPILFFGVLALFFGLIGLIAGGEVIVDYAVDGYVNKVPTAILAVGCMLLCFGSIGIGAILDTLNARFREVLRLLQRK, from the coding sequence ATGTCCGCCAGTCTGACTGCTGCCCGAATCGCAGTCCTGATTCCTTGTCTTAACGAAGAAGTGACGATCAGCAAGGTGGTTCAGGATTTTCACAAGGAATTGCCGGGAGCTACCATCTACGTCTTCGACAACAATAGTACGGACCGTACAGCTGAACTTGCTGAGGCGGAAGGGGCAGTTGTTATTCCAGAGCGTAAGCGTGGCAAAGGCTACGTAATCGCCTCAATGTTCCGTAAGGTTGAGGCAGATTACTATGTGATGGTGGATGGAGACGACACATATTCTGCAGCACATGTGCAGGCTTTGCTGCAGCCGCTACTGGATGGAGAAGCTGACATGACCGTGGCTACTCGCTTGAACGAGTATGAAGAAGAATCTTTCCGCCCACTCCATGTCTTTGGCAATAATTTGGTTCGTAGCTTGGTCAACGGGATCTTTAACAGTAATCTCGCAGACATCATGTCTGGTTACCGAGGCCTTAGTCGAGAATTGGTGCAGAATCTACCGGTATTGGCCAGCGGTTTTGAAGTGGAAACAGAAATGACGATTCGAGTGCTGGATTATGGTTACACGATTCAGGAAGTAACAGTGCCCTACCGAGAGCGCCCAGAAGGTTCGTTCTCCAAGCTGAATACTTTTCGAGATGGCTTTCGTGTGTTGTATCAGATCGCCAGTATCGCCAGATCCTACAAGCCGATCTTGTTTTTTGGGGTATTGGCTTTATTTTTTGGCCTGATCGGTCTGATTGCGGGCGGAGAAGTGATTGTTGACTATGCGGTGGATGGCTATGTGAACAAGGTCCCAACAGCGATTCTAGCGGTGGGCTGTATGCTCCTCTGTTTTGGTAGCATTGGCATTGGTGCGATCCTCGATACACTCAATGCCCGTTTCCGTGAAGTGCTGCGTTTGCTACAGCGCAAATGA